One window of the Chanodichthys erythropterus isolate Z2021 chromosome 2, ASM2448905v1, whole genome shotgun sequence genome contains the following:
- the si:ch211-149k23.9 gene encoding germ cell-specific gene 1-like protein, with amino-acid sequence MLDHMSRRSRSLLSLFLTSLALALSVLAFCTSYWCEGTHKVVKPLCLSPVKMKNCGQNNSEPYTTESPTPDPRGTLSPKRREELARIRQRQLANAVHYIWETGEDKYTFRYFHTGFWESCEKHADGERCRRFLDLTPGETHGVLWLSMIAEFMYISLLGMGFLLMWVEVLCAHKEMHALKINAFAAMCTVLSGLLGMVAHMMYTTVFQLTVIVGPKDWRPQTWDYGWSFALAWVSFSCCMGAAVMTLNSYTKTVIEMRHRQRLRLEEARATSHAPSYDEVVPGGGLYSVSGLLQCPNGMIDSMWAPNGSMRMVQEEDVPTLVLVGGCRPDTCEDCEREIDEMKEAMKGIDSPC; translated from the exons ATGTTGGACCACATGTCCAGGCGTTCTCGCTCGCTGCTCTCTCTTTTCCTGACCTCCCTTGCCCTTGCTTTATCTGTGCTGGCTTTCTGTACGTCTTACTGGTGTGAAGGAACGCACAAGGTGGTCAAACCTCTCTGCCTTTCACCTGTCAAGATGAAGAACTGCGGCCAGAACAATAGTGAGCCTTATACTACAG AAAGCCCCACCCCAGATCCACGGGGCACATTATCACCAAAGCGAAGGGAGGAACTTGCCAGGATTCGTCAAAGGCAACTGGCGAATGCAGTTCACTACATTTGGGAGACGGGAGAAGACAAGTACACCTTCAGATATTTCCACACAGGATTTTGGGAGTCATGTGAAAAACATGCTGATG GAGAACGATGTCGGCGGTTCTTAGATCTTACTCCTGGAGAGACTCATG GTGTTCTGTGGTTGTCAATGATTGCTGAGTTCATGTACATCAGTTTGCTGGGGATGGGGTTTCTACTCATGTGGGTGGAGGTGTTGTGTGCTCATAAAGAAATGCATGCGCTCAAAATCAACGCTTTTGCAGCCATGTGCACTGTGCTCTCAG GACTGTTAGGGATGGTGGCTCATATGATGTACACCACCGTATTTCAGCTGACTGTGATTGTGGGGCCCAAAGACTGGAGACCTCAAACATGGGACTATGGCTGGTCATTTGC GTTGGCATGGGTGTCTTTCAGCTGCTGCATGGGTGCTGCAGTTATGACCCTTAATTCTTACACCAAAACAGTCATTGAGATGCGTCACCGCCAGAGGCTTCGATTAGAAGAGGCCCGCGCTACAAGCCACGCTCCATCCTACGATGAGGTGGTTCCAGGGGGCGGGCTCTACTCCGTCAGTGGCCTATTACAGTGTCCGAATGGCATGATAGACTCTATGTGGGCACCCAATGGGAGCATGAGAATGGTGCAGGAGGAGGATGTGCCCACCCTGGTACTGGTTGGGGGGTGCAGACCGGATACGTGTGAGGACTGcgagagagagatagatgaaATGAAGGAGGCCATGAAAGGAATAGATTCTCCTTGCTAA
- the rcvrn2 gene encoding recoverin 2, with amino-acid sequence MGNAKSSAMSKEILEDLKLNTKFTEDELSQWYENFQKQCPSGRITPEEFKKIYERFFPESDATSYAQHVFRSFDTNDDGTLDFKEYIIALHMTSTGKTERKLEWAFSLFDVDKNGYITKAEVTEICQAIFKLIPKEDQDNLPADENTPEKRAEKLWSYFDKKENERLAEGEFIQGVLDNEGAIHLIQYEPTK; translated from the exons ATGGGGAATGCCAAAAGCAGTGCTATGTCCAAGGAGATCCTGGAGGATCTCAAACTCAATACCAAATTCACAGAGGATGAACTGTCACAGTGGTACGAGAACTTCCAGAAGCAGTGTCCGTCTGGCCGTATCACACCAGAAGAGTTTAAAAAGATCTACGAACGCTTTTTCCCAGAAAGTGACGCCACATCGTACGCCCAACACGTCTTCCGCTCTTTTGACACAAACGATGATGGAACATTGGATTTCAAGGAATACATTATCGCTCTACATATGACATCAACTGGAAAGACGGAGCGGAAGCTGGAGTGGGCCTTTTCACTCTTCGATGTTGACAAGAACGGATACATCACCAAGGCAGAAGTGACAGAAATCTGCCAG GCTATCTTTAAGCTGATCCCCAAAGAGGACCAAGATAATCTTCCAGCAGATGAGAACACTCCTGAGAAGAGAGCAGAAAAACTGTGGTCGTACTTcgataaaaaagaaaatg AACGATTGGCTGAGGGTGAGTTTATTCAAGGTGTTCTTGACAACGAAGGCGCTATCCACCTTATTCAATATGAGCCCACAAAGTAA